TGCTTGCTCATGCTCCGGACTCCGTAAGAAAGTACTTAGGCTTTGCTATGTTGCCCCAAGCGGGGGTTGCCATTGGTCTTGCCATTGTAGCCGTGGAGCGTTTTCCCCAATTCGGAGGTGTGATTATGACAACCACCCTGGCGGCTATCTTTGTCTATGAGGTCATTGGTCCGGTGGGTGCTAAGTATGCTTTAGTTAAGGCCGATGAGGTTCCCCGGGCACAGGTTGGATCAAGTTCATAGATGGTCTACCTCTATCCTTTCTTTCGACGGTGCATATAGTGATATAAGAGCCGTTTGAAAGGTAGGAGGTAGTCTATGGAAACCGACAGCAACCTTGTATTAGTGAATGGCTATTGGTTGCCAGAATCCAGTATTCAGTCACTGGGTAACGATATCTATGTGGAAATTGGGCTGCTTGCCGCAAGTATAGGGGTTAATTACCAAAAAGGTGAGCACGGGTATATATTAAGCCGCGAAGAACCGGCTTTGCTTGGTAGAATAATTGCTATTGATGCGGCCCACGGGGGTGCCGATGGAGGAGTTAGGGGACCTGCTGGTGTGCAGGAGAAGGATGTTAACCTAGATGTCGCTTTGCGGCTTGCCATCATGGTTGAACTTGCCGGAGGTAAGATCATCCTAACCCGCAAGGCTGACTATTCAGTTTCCTTCGCAGCGCGGCTATCGACTATACTTGATGCTAAGGCGGAGTGTATTATCAGTATTCATCAAAGTAATGCCGAGGGAATCCGAGC
The sequence above is a segment of the Limnochordia bacterium genome. Coding sequences within it:
- a CDS encoding N-acetylmuramoyl-L-alanine amidase, with protein sequence METDSNLVLVNGYWLPESSIQSLGNDIYVEIGLLAASIGVNYQKGEHGYILSREEPALLGRIIAIDAAHGGADGGVRGPAGVQEKDVNLDVALRLAIMVELAGGKIILTRKADYSVSFAARLSTILDAKAECIISIHQSNAEGIRAYHGRDLNSRRLALEAHRELIQDLALKDQGLHESAVDLLHVSEVPGAIIETMSLFSPHLEKMASCVMKRQQAAAALYRGIRAFFEEL